The following proteins come from a genomic window of Musa acuminata AAA Group cultivar baxijiao chromosome BXJ1-7, Cavendish_Baxijiao_AAA, whole genome shotgun sequence:
- the LOC135678726 gene encoding probable carboxylesterase 13, whose translation MDPESELVFDFPPFLRLYKSGHVERLIGTDVVPAGVDTATGVASKDVVIDPQTGLSARLYIRCSSDESGKRKLPVLVYYHGGAFVIESAFSPTYDGFLNNLVARVDFVVVSVEYRRAPEHPIPAAYDDSYAALNWVASHAGGSGGPEAWLAERGDFGRVFLAGDSAGANIAHNVLMRTRTDALPNAVPITGLALIHAYFWGKEPVGSEPTDPMFRQWLETTWGFVCGWSFGIDDPRVDPFGDPAILKTLPCRRVLVSVTEKDWFRDRGKAYYEKLQESGWEGEAELLETEDEEHVYFLSKPDCDKAAVELDRLGSFLTRD comes from the coding sequence ATGGATCCCGAATCCGAGCTCGTATTCGACTTCCCACCTTTCCTCCGCCTGTACAAGAGCGGTCACGTGGAGCGCCTCATCGGCACCGACGTCGTCCCTGCCGGAGTCGATACCGCCACCGGCGTCGCCTCCAAGGACGTGGTCATCGACCCGCAGACCGGTCTTTCTGCTCGTCTCTACATCCGCTGCTCCTCCGACGAATCCGGTAAGCGCAAGCTGCCTGTCCTCGTGTACTACCATGGCGGCGCCTTCGTCATCGAGTCTGCCTTCTCCCCCACCTACGACGGCTTCCTCAACAACCTCGTCGCCCGCGTCGACTTCGTCGTTGTGTCGGTGGAGTACCGGCGCGCCCCGGAGCACCCGATCCCCGCGGCGTACGACGACTCCTACGCGGCCTTGAACTGGGTGGCGTCCCACGCGGGGGGCAGCGGGGGCCCGGAGGCGTGGCTGGCCGAGCGCGGGGACTTCGGGCGGGTCTTCCTGGCCGGGGACAGCGCGGGGGCCAACATCGCCCACAACGTGTTGATGCGCACGCGGACGGACGCCTTGCCCAACGCGGTCCCGATCACAGGGCTGGCGCTGATACACGCCTACTTCTGGGGAAAAGAGCCGGTCGGATCGGAGCCGACGGATCCCATGTTCAGGCAGTGGCTGGAGACCACATGGGGATTCGTGTGCGGATGGAGTTTCGGAATCGACGATCCGCGGGTGGATCCTTTCGGAGATCCGGCGATCCTGAAGACGTTGCCATGCCGACGGGTGCTGGTGAGCGTCACCGAGAAGGACTGGTTCAGAGACAGAGGCAAAGCCTACTACGAGAAACTGCAGGAGAGCGGGTGGGAAGGGGAGGCGGAGCTGCTGGAGACGGAGGACGAGGAGCATGTGTATTTCCTCAGTAAGCCCGACTGCGACAAGGCTGCGGTGGAGTTGGACCGTCTGGGAAGCTTCTTAACCCGTGACTAA
- the LOC135679921 gene encoding tuliposide A-converting enzyme 1, chloroplastic-like, which yields MNAYGTKSHHSLRIDIKVEIVDFKLQQAMDPDAEVERDLSPFLRIYKSGRVERLLGTEVLPAGTDPATGVASKDVLFDPDAGLWVRLYLPDLAGCTPDKRLPVVVYFHGGSFTVETAASPTYHNYLNSLVAAACVLGVSVNFRRPPEHPLPAAYDDSLAAVRWVTETGEAWVAERGDLGRVFLAGDSAGGNIAHQVALRAGAEVLGGGAVIKGLVLIHPFFWGAEPLGSEDPVFGERIDSVWRLLCPGTSGLDDPRVNPLAELAPSLGALPCRRVLVAVAEKDRLRERSVAYYEALRRSGWDGEALLLESAGEQHVFHLHNPHSDKARAKLRAVVDFLTAE from the coding sequence ATGAATGCTTACGGAACTAAATCCCACCACTCGCTGCGCATCGATATTAAGGTCGAGATTGTTGACTTCAAGCTCCAACAGGCAATGGATCCCGATGCCGAAGTCGAGCGCGACCTCTCCCCCTTCCTTCGCATCTACAAGAGCGGCCGCGTTGAGCGCCTCCTCGGCACCGAAGTGCTCCCCGCTGGGACGGACCCCGCCACAGGCGTCGCCTCCAAGGACGTCCTGTTCGACCCCGACGCCGGCCTCTGGGTTCGCCTCTACCTACCGGACCTCGCGGGATGCACCCCGGACAAGAGGCTCCCCGTCGTCGTCTACTTCCACGGCGGCAGCTTCACCGTCGAGACGGCCGCCTCCCCGACGTACCACAACTACCTCAACTCCCTCGTGGCCGCGGCCTGCGTGCTCGGGGTGTCAGTGAACTTCCGCCGGCCGCCGGAGCATCCGCTGCCAGCGGCCTACGATGACTCATTGGCGGCGGTTCGGTGGGTGACGGAGACAGGGGAGGCGTGGGTCGCGGAGCGTGGGGACCTGGGGCGAGTGTTCCTGGCCGGGGACAGCGCTGGCGGCAACATAGCGCACCAGGTGGCCCTGCGGGCGGGGGCGGAGGTTCTGGGCGGCGGAGCGGTGATAAAGGGGCTGGTGTTGATCCATCCGTTCTTCTGGGGGGCGGAGCCGCTGGGTTCGGAAGATCCCGTGTTCGGCGAGAGGATCGATAGCGTGTGGAGGTTGCTGTGCCCGGGGACCTCGGGCCTGGACGACCCCCGGGTGAACCCTCTGGCGGAGCTGGCGCCCAGCCTGGGGGCGCTGCCCTGCCGGCGGGTGCTGGTGGCGGTGGCGGAGAAGGACCGGCTGAGGGAAAGGAGCGTGGCGTACTACGAGGCGCTGCGGCGGAGCGGGTGGGATGGGGAGGCGCTGCTGCTGGAGTCTGCGGGGGAGCAGCATGTATTCCATCTCCATAACCCCCACAGCGACAAGGCTCGAGCCAAGCTGCGAGCTGTGGTCGATTTCCTTACGGCCGAGTGA